The nucleotide window CCTTCAGTTACATTAGCACTGAAATCGGATACCGGAAGTATAGGAACTGATGTCACATTGATATAACCGGTCTTGACTTCGGAAGCAGTACCATTGATATTACTGACAGTAAGATTGACAGTATACACCCCAGCTGTATCATACGTATGAACGAGATTCTGACTTGAGTAATCCTCAGT belongs to Methanococcoides sp. AM1 and includes:
- a CDS encoding PKD domain-containing protein gives rise to the protein PVSDFSANVTEGIAPLTVSFTDLSTNATSWSWDIDADGTEDYSSQNLVHTYDTAGVYTVNLTVSNINGTASEVKTGYINVTSVPILPVSDFSANVTEG